Proteins found in one Phocoena sinus isolate mPhoSin1 chromosome 19, mPhoSin1.pri, whole genome shotgun sequence genomic segment:
- the EML2 gene encoding echinoderm microtubule-associated protein-like 2 isoform X4 encodes MEEGSVKMFLRGRPVLMLIPDELAPSYSLDTRSELPSRRLKLDWVYGYRGRDCRANLYLLPTGEIVYFVASVAVLYSVEEQRQRHYLGHNDDIKCLAVHPDMVTIATGQVAGTTKEGKPLPPHVRVWDSVSLSTLHVLGLGVFDRAVCCVGFSKSNGGNLLCAVDESNDHMLSVWDWAKETKVADGKCSNEAVLVATFHPTDPTVLITCGKSHIYFWNLEGGGMSKRQGLFEKHEKPKYVLCVTFLEGGDVVTGDSGGNLYVWGKGGNRITQALLGVHDGGVFGLCALRDGTLVSGGGRDRRVILWGSDYSKLQEAEVPEDFGPVRTVAEGRGDTLYVGTTRNSILQGSVHTGFSLLIQGHVEELWGLATHPSRGQFVTCGQDKLVHLWSVESHQPLWSRIIEDPAYSAGFHPSGCVLAIGTATGRWLLLDTETHDLVAIHTDGNEQISVVSFSPDGAYLAVGSHDNLVYLYTVDQGGRKVSRLGKCSGHSSFITHLDWAQDSSCFVTNSGDYEILYWDPATCKQITTADAVRNVEWATATCVLGFGVFGIWSEGADGTDINAVARSHDGKLLASADDFGKVHLFSYPCCQPRALSHKYGGHSSHVTNVAFLWDDSVALTTGGKDTSVLQWRVV; translated from the exons ATGG AGGAGGGCTCCGTGAAAATGTTCCTGAGGGGCCGCCCTGTGCTCATGCTGATCCCCGACGAGCTGGCACCCAGCTACAGCCTGGATACACGCTCCGAGCTGCCTTCCCGCCGTCTCAAGCTGGACTGGGT CTATGGCTACCGTGGCCGAGACTGCCGCGCCAACCTTTACCTGCTGCCCACAGGGGAGATAGTGTACTTCGTGGCCTCTGTggctgtgctatacagtgtggAGGAGCAGAGGCAGCGGCACTACCTGGGACACAATGATGACATCAAGTG CCTGGCTGTCCACCCTGATATGGTCACCATCGCCACTGGACAGGTGGCAGGCACCACTAAGGAGGGGAAG CCACTGCCGCCCCACGTGCGCGTCTGGGACTCCGTTTCCCTCTCCACCTTACACGTACTGGGCCTGGGGGTGTTTGACAGAGCTGTGTGCTGTGTGGGCTTTTCCAAATCT aATGGGGGCAACCTCCTCTGTGCGGTAGATGAGTCCAACGATCACATGCTTTCTGTGTGGGACTGGGCCAAGGAGACCAAGGTGGCAGATGGCAAG TGCTCCAATGAGGCCGTGCTGGTGGCCACCTTCCACCCCACAGACCCCACCGTGCTCATCACCTGCGGGAAATCCCACATCTACTTCTGGAACCTAGAAGGGGGCGGCATGAGCAAACGGCAGGGCCTCTTTGAG AAACACGAGAAACCGAAGTACGTGCTGTGTGTGACCTTTTTGGAGGGTGGTGATGTGGTCACCGGGGACTCTGGGGGGAACCTCTATGTCTGGGGCAAAG GTGGGAACCGTATCACACAGGCCCTGCTGGGTGTCCACGATGGCGGCGTGTTTGGGCTCTGCGCCCTGCGGGACGGGACGCTGGTGTCAGGAGGGGGCCGCGATCGGCGGGTGATCCTCTGGGGTTCCGACTACAGCAAGCTGCAGGAGGCGGAG GTCCCCGAGGACTTCGGCCCCGTGCGGACCGTGGCAGAGGGCCGGGGTGACACGCTGTACGTGGGGACCACCCGCAACTCCATCCTGCAGGGCTCTGTCCACACTGGCTTCTCGCTGCTCATCCAG GGCCACGTGGAAGAGCTGTGGGGCCTGGCCACACACCCCAGCCGGGGACAATTTGTGACATGTGGTCAGGATAAGTTGGTGCATCTGTGGAGCGTGGAGTCCCACCAGCCCCTGTGGAGTAGGATCATCGAG gACCCGGCCTACTCTGCTGGCTTCCACCCCAGTGGCTGTGTCCTGGCCATTGGCACGGCGACGGGCAG ATGGCTGCTGCTGGACACGGAGACCCATGACCTGGTGGCCATCCATACAGATGGGAATGAACAGATCTCAGTGGTCAGCTTCTCTCCAG acgGGGCGTACCTGGCCGTGGGCTCCCACGACAACTTGGTGTACCTGTACACGGTGGACCAGGGCGGCCGCAAGGTCAGCCGCCTGGGCAAGTGCTCG gGCCATTCCAGTTTTATCACCCACCTGGATTGGGCCCAGGACAGCAGCTGCTTCGTCACCAACTCTGGGGACTACGAGATTCTGTACT GGGACCCAGCTACCTGTAAGCAGATCACTACTGCAGATGCTGTGAGGAACGTGGAATGGGCCACGGCTACCTGTGTCCTGGGTTTTGGCGTGTTTG GGATCTGGTCTGAGGGAGCAGATGGTACTGACATCAATGCCGTGGCCCGTTCCCATGATGGGAAGTTGCTGGCTTCAGCTGATGACTTTGGCAAAGTCCACCTGTTTAGCTACCCCTGCTGTCAGCCTCGA GCTCTCAGCCACAAATACGGCGGACACAGCAGCCATGTGACAAATGTGGCCTTCTTGTGGGATGACAGTGTGGCCCTGACCACAGGGGGCAAGGACACCAGCGTGCTGCAGTGGCGGGTGGTCTGA
- the EML2 gene encoding echinoderm microtubule-associated protein-like 2 isoform X1 translates to MLERRALLWQREAGPGGGAQARAGAGGAGGGCGGAMAERGPAFCGLYDTSSLLQYCNDDNLSGTSGMEVDDRVSALEQRLQLQEDELAVLKAALADALRRLRACEEQGAALRARGTPKGRAPPRLGTTASVCQLLKGLPTRTPLNGSGPPRRVGGYATSPSSPKKEATSGRSARRYLSPERLASVRREDPRSRTTSSSSNCSAKKEGKTKEVIFSMEEGSVKMFLRGRPVLMLIPDELAPSYSLDTRSELPSRRLKLDWVYGYRGRDCRANLYLLPTGEIVYFVASVAVLYSVEEQRQRHYLGHNDDIKCLAVHPDMVTIATGQVAGTTKEGKPLPPHVRVWDSVSLSTLHVLGLGVFDRAVCCVGFSKSNGGNLLCAVDESNDHMLSVWDWAKETKVADGKCSNEAVLVATFHPTDPTVLITCGKSHIYFWNLEGGGMSKRQGLFEKHEKPKYVLCVTFLEGGDVVTGDSGGNLYVWGKGGNRITQALLGVHDGGVFGLCALRDGTLVSGGGRDRRVILWGSDYSKLQEAEVPEDFGPVRTVAEGRGDTLYVGTTRNSILQGSVHTGFSLLIQGHVEELWGLATHPSRGQFVTCGQDKLVHLWSVESHQPLWSRIIEDPAYSAGFHPSGCVLAIGTATGRWLLLDTETHDLVAIHTDGNEQISVVSFSPDGAYLAVGSHDNLVYLYTVDQGGRKVSRLGKCSGHSSFITHLDWAQDSSCFVTNSGDYEILYWDPATCKQITTADAVRNVEWATATCVLGFGVFGIWSEGADGTDINAVARSHDGKLLASADDFGKVHLFSYPCCQPRALSHKYGGHSSHVTNVAFLWDDSVALTTGGKDTSVLQWRVV, encoded by the exons ATGCTGGAACGAAGGGCGTTGCTATGGCAACGGGAGGCAGGACCTGGGGGGGGAGCCCAGGCCCGAGCTGGGGCCGGGGGGGCTGGCGGTGGCTGTGGCGGGGCAATGGCGGAGCGCGGCCCGGCCTTCTGCGGCCTCTACGACACGTCCTCCCTGCTTCAATACTGCAACG ATGACAATTTGTCGGGCACGAGCGGGATGGAGGTGGACGACCGCGTGTCGGCGCTGGAGCAGCGGCTGCAGCTGCAGGAAGACGAGCTGGCGGTCCTAAAGGCCGCGCTGGCTGACGCGCTGCGTCGCCTGCGGGCATGCGAGGAGCAAGGCGCTGCTCTGCGCGCGCGGGGCACCCCCAAGGGCCGGGCGCCTCCGCGCCTAGGCACCACAGCCTCGG TGTGTCAGCTCTTGAAAGGTCTTCCCACTAGGACGCCCCTCAATGGCTCGGGACCCCCGCGGCGCGTGGGCGGCTATGCCACGTCCCCATCCTCCCCCAAAAAGGAGGCGACCTCCGGGCGCAG TGCCCGCCGCTACTTGTCACCAGAGCGCCTCGCCTCAGTGCGCCGCGAGGACCCCCGCAGCCGCACCACATCCTCTAGCAGCAATTGTAGCGCCAAAAAGGAAGG CAAAACCAAAGAAGTTATCTTCAGCATGG AGGAGGGCTCCGTGAAAATGTTCCTGAGGGGCCGCCCTGTGCTCATGCTGATCCCCGACGAGCTGGCACCCAGCTACAGCCTGGATACACGCTCCGAGCTGCCTTCCCGCCGTCTCAAGCTGGACTGGGT CTATGGCTACCGTGGCCGAGACTGCCGCGCCAACCTTTACCTGCTGCCCACAGGGGAGATAGTGTACTTCGTGGCCTCTGTggctgtgctatacagtgtggAGGAGCAGAGGCAGCGGCACTACCTGGGACACAATGATGACATCAAGTG CCTGGCTGTCCACCCTGATATGGTCACCATCGCCACTGGACAGGTGGCAGGCACCACTAAGGAGGGGAAG CCACTGCCGCCCCACGTGCGCGTCTGGGACTCCGTTTCCCTCTCCACCTTACACGTACTGGGCCTGGGGGTGTTTGACAGAGCTGTGTGCTGTGTGGGCTTTTCCAAATCT aATGGGGGCAACCTCCTCTGTGCGGTAGATGAGTCCAACGATCACATGCTTTCTGTGTGGGACTGGGCCAAGGAGACCAAGGTGGCAGATGGCAAG TGCTCCAATGAGGCCGTGCTGGTGGCCACCTTCCACCCCACAGACCCCACCGTGCTCATCACCTGCGGGAAATCCCACATCTACTTCTGGAACCTAGAAGGGGGCGGCATGAGCAAACGGCAGGGCCTCTTTGAG AAACACGAGAAACCGAAGTACGTGCTGTGTGTGACCTTTTTGGAGGGTGGTGATGTGGTCACCGGGGACTCTGGGGGGAACCTCTATGTCTGGGGCAAAG GTGGGAACCGTATCACACAGGCCCTGCTGGGTGTCCACGATGGCGGCGTGTTTGGGCTCTGCGCCCTGCGGGACGGGACGCTGGTGTCAGGAGGGGGCCGCGATCGGCGGGTGATCCTCTGGGGTTCCGACTACAGCAAGCTGCAGGAGGCGGAG GTCCCCGAGGACTTCGGCCCCGTGCGGACCGTGGCAGAGGGCCGGGGTGACACGCTGTACGTGGGGACCACCCGCAACTCCATCCTGCAGGGCTCTGTCCACACTGGCTTCTCGCTGCTCATCCAG GGCCACGTGGAAGAGCTGTGGGGCCTGGCCACACACCCCAGCCGGGGACAATTTGTGACATGTGGTCAGGATAAGTTGGTGCATCTGTGGAGCGTGGAGTCCCACCAGCCCCTGTGGAGTAGGATCATCGAG gACCCGGCCTACTCTGCTGGCTTCCACCCCAGTGGCTGTGTCCTGGCCATTGGCACGGCGACGGGCAG ATGGCTGCTGCTGGACACGGAGACCCATGACCTGGTGGCCATCCATACAGATGGGAATGAACAGATCTCAGTGGTCAGCTTCTCTCCAG acgGGGCGTACCTGGCCGTGGGCTCCCACGACAACTTGGTGTACCTGTACACGGTGGACCAGGGCGGCCGCAAGGTCAGCCGCCTGGGCAAGTGCTCG gGCCATTCCAGTTTTATCACCCACCTGGATTGGGCCCAGGACAGCAGCTGCTTCGTCACCAACTCTGGGGACTACGAGATTCTGTACT GGGACCCAGCTACCTGTAAGCAGATCACTACTGCAGATGCTGTGAGGAACGTGGAATGGGCCACGGCTACCTGTGTCCTGGGTTTTGGCGTGTTTG GGATCTGGTCTGAGGGAGCAGATGGTACTGACATCAATGCCGTGGCCCGTTCCCATGATGGGAAGTTGCTGGCTTCAGCTGATGACTTTGGCAAAGTCCACCTGTTTAGCTACCCCTGCTGTCAGCCTCGA GCTCTCAGCCACAAATACGGCGGACACAGCAGCCATGTGACAAATGTGGCCTTCTTGTGGGATGACAGTGTGGCCCTGACCACAGGGGGCAAGGACACCAGCGTGCTGCAGTGGCGGGTGGTCTGA
- the EML2 gene encoding echinoderm microtubule-associated protein-like 2 isoform X3: MSSFGAGKTKEVIFSMEEGSVKMFLRGRPVLMLIPDELAPSYSLDTRSELPSRRLKLDWVYGYRGRDCRANLYLLPTGEIVYFVASVAVLYSVEEQRQRHYLGHNDDIKCLAVHPDMVTIATGQVAGTTKEGKPLPPHVRVWDSVSLSTLHVLGLGVFDRAVCCVGFSKSNGGNLLCAVDESNDHMLSVWDWAKETKVADGKCSNEAVLVATFHPTDPTVLITCGKSHIYFWNLEGGGMSKRQGLFEKHEKPKYVLCVTFLEGGDVVTGDSGGNLYVWGKGGNRITQALLGVHDGGVFGLCALRDGTLVSGGGRDRRVILWGSDYSKLQEAEVPEDFGPVRTVAEGRGDTLYVGTTRNSILQGSVHTGFSLLIQGHVEELWGLATHPSRGQFVTCGQDKLVHLWSVESHQPLWSRIIEDPAYSAGFHPSGCVLAIGTATGRWLLLDTETHDLVAIHTDGNEQISVVSFSPDGAYLAVGSHDNLVYLYTVDQGGRKVSRLGKCSGHSSFITHLDWAQDSSCFVTNSGDYEILYWDPATCKQITTADAVRNVEWATATCVLGFGVFGIWSEGADGTDINAVARSHDGKLLASADDFGKVHLFSYPCCQPRALSHKYGGHSSHVTNVAFLWDDSVALTTGGKDTSVLQWRVV; encoded by the exons ATGAGTAGCTTTGGAGCTGG CAAAACCAAAGAAGTTATCTTCAGCATGG AGGAGGGCTCCGTGAAAATGTTCCTGAGGGGCCGCCCTGTGCTCATGCTGATCCCCGACGAGCTGGCACCCAGCTACAGCCTGGATACACGCTCCGAGCTGCCTTCCCGCCGTCTCAAGCTGGACTGGGT CTATGGCTACCGTGGCCGAGACTGCCGCGCCAACCTTTACCTGCTGCCCACAGGGGAGATAGTGTACTTCGTGGCCTCTGTggctgtgctatacagtgtggAGGAGCAGAGGCAGCGGCACTACCTGGGACACAATGATGACATCAAGTG CCTGGCTGTCCACCCTGATATGGTCACCATCGCCACTGGACAGGTGGCAGGCACCACTAAGGAGGGGAAG CCACTGCCGCCCCACGTGCGCGTCTGGGACTCCGTTTCCCTCTCCACCTTACACGTACTGGGCCTGGGGGTGTTTGACAGAGCTGTGTGCTGTGTGGGCTTTTCCAAATCT aATGGGGGCAACCTCCTCTGTGCGGTAGATGAGTCCAACGATCACATGCTTTCTGTGTGGGACTGGGCCAAGGAGACCAAGGTGGCAGATGGCAAG TGCTCCAATGAGGCCGTGCTGGTGGCCACCTTCCACCCCACAGACCCCACCGTGCTCATCACCTGCGGGAAATCCCACATCTACTTCTGGAACCTAGAAGGGGGCGGCATGAGCAAACGGCAGGGCCTCTTTGAG AAACACGAGAAACCGAAGTACGTGCTGTGTGTGACCTTTTTGGAGGGTGGTGATGTGGTCACCGGGGACTCTGGGGGGAACCTCTATGTCTGGGGCAAAG GTGGGAACCGTATCACACAGGCCCTGCTGGGTGTCCACGATGGCGGCGTGTTTGGGCTCTGCGCCCTGCGGGACGGGACGCTGGTGTCAGGAGGGGGCCGCGATCGGCGGGTGATCCTCTGGGGTTCCGACTACAGCAAGCTGCAGGAGGCGGAG GTCCCCGAGGACTTCGGCCCCGTGCGGACCGTGGCAGAGGGCCGGGGTGACACGCTGTACGTGGGGACCACCCGCAACTCCATCCTGCAGGGCTCTGTCCACACTGGCTTCTCGCTGCTCATCCAG GGCCACGTGGAAGAGCTGTGGGGCCTGGCCACACACCCCAGCCGGGGACAATTTGTGACATGTGGTCAGGATAAGTTGGTGCATCTGTGGAGCGTGGAGTCCCACCAGCCCCTGTGGAGTAGGATCATCGAG gACCCGGCCTACTCTGCTGGCTTCCACCCCAGTGGCTGTGTCCTGGCCATTGGCACGGCGACGGGCAG ATGGCTGCTGCTGGACACGGAGACCCATGACCTGGTGGCCATCCATACAGATGGGAATGAACAGATCTCAGTGGTCAGCTTCTCTCCAG acgGGGCGTACCTGGCCGTGGGCTCCCACGACAACTTGGTGTACCTGTACACGGTGGACCAGGGCGGCCGCAAGGTCAGCCGCCTGGGCAAGTGCTCG gGCCATTCCAGTTTTATCACCCACCTGGATTGGGCCCAGGACAGCAGCTGCTTCGTCACCAACTCTGGGGACTACGAGATTCTGTACT GGGACCCAGCTACCTGTAAGCAGATCACTACTGCAGATGCTGTGAGGAACGTGGAATGGGCCACGGCTACCTGTGTCCTGGGTTTTGGCGTGTTTG GGATCTGGTCTGAGGGAGCAGATGGTACTGACATCAATGCCGTGGCCCGTTCCCATGATGGGAAGTTGCTGGCTTCAGCTGATGACTTTGGCAAAGTCCACCTGTTTAGCTACCCCTGCTGTCAGCCTCGA GCTCTCAGCCACAAATACGGCGGACACAGCAGCCATGTGACAAATGTGGCCTTCTTGTGGGATGACAGTGTGGCCCTGACCACAGGGGGCAAGGACACCAGCGTGCTGCAGTGGCGGGTGGTCTGA
- the EML2 gene encoding echinoderm microtubule-associated protein-like 2 isoform X2, giving the protein MEVDDRVSALEQRLQLQEDELAVLKAALADALRRLRACEEQGAALRARGTPKGRAPPRLGTTASVCQLLKGLPTRTPLNGSGPPRRVGGYATSPSSPKKEATSGRSARRYLSPERLASVRREDPRSRTTSSSSNCSAKKEGKTKEVIFSMEEGSVKMFLRGRPVLMLIPDELAPSYSLDTRSELPSRRLKLDWVYGYRGRDCRANLYLLPTGEIVYFVASVAVLYSVEEQRQRHYLGHNDDIKCLAVHPDMVTIATGQVAGTTKEGKPLPPHVRVWDSVSLSTLHVLGLGVFDRAVCCVGFSKSNGGNLLCAVDESNDHMLSVWDWAKETKVADGKCSNEAVLVATFHPTDPTVLITCGKSHIYFWNLEGGGMSKRQGLFEKHEKPKYVLCVTFLEGGDVVTGDSGGNLYVWGKGGNRITQALLGVHDGGVFGLCALRDGTLVSGGGRDRRVILWGSDYSKLQEAEVPEDFGPVRTVAEGRGDTLYVGTTRNSILQGSVHTGFSLLIQGHVEELWGLATHPSRGQFVTCGQDKLVHLWSVESHQPLWSRIIEDPAYSAGFHPSGCVLAIGTATGRWLLLDTETHDLVAIHTDGNEQISVVSFSPDGAYLAVGSHDNLVYLYTVDQGGRKVSRLGKCSGHSSFITHLDWAQDSSCFVTNSGDYEILYWDPATCKQITTADAVRNVEWATATCVLGFGVFGIWSEGADGTDINAVARSHDGKLLASADDFGKVHLFSYPCCQPRALSHKYGGHSSHVTNVAFLWDDSVALTTGGKDTSVLQWRVV; this is encoded by the exons ATGGAGGTGGACGACCGCGTGTCGGCGCTGGAGCAGCGGCTGCAGCTGCAGGAAGACGAGCTGGCGGTCCTAAAGGCCGCGCTGGCTGACGCGCTGCGTCGCCTGCGGGCATGCGAGGAGCAAGGCGCTGCTCTGCGCGCGCGGGGCACCCCCAAGGGCCGGGCGCCTCCGCGCCTAGGCACCACAGCCTCGG TGTGTCAGCTCTTGAAAGGTCTTCCCACTAGGACGCCCCTCAATGGCTCGGGACCCCCGCGGCGCGTGGGCGGCTATGCCACGTCCCCATCCTCCCCCAAAAAGGAGGCGACCTCCGGGCGCAG TGCCCGCCGCTACTTGTCACCAGAGCGCCTCGCCTCAGTGCGCCGCGAGGACCCCCGCAGCCGCACCACATCCTCTAGCAGCAATTGTAGCGCCAAAAAGGAAGG CAAAACCAAAGAAGTTATCTTCAGCATGG AGGAGGGCTCCGTGAAAATGTTCCTGAGGGGCCGCCCTGTGCTCATGCTGATCCCCGACGAGCTGGCACCCAGCTACAGCCTGGATACACGCTCCGAGCTGCCTTCCCGCCGTCTCAAGCTGGACTGGGT CTATGGCTACCGTGGCCGAGACTGCCGCGCCAACCTTTACCTGCTGCCCACAGGGGAGATAGTGTACTTCGTGGCCTCTGTggctgtgctatacagtgtggAGGAGCAGAGGCAGCGGCACTACCTGGGACACAATGATGACATCAAGTG CCTGGCTGTCCACCCTGATATGGTCACCATCGCCACTGGACAGGTGGCAGGCACCACTAAGGAGGGGAAG CCACTGCCGCCCCACGTGCGCGTCTGGGACTCCGTTTCCCTCTCCACCTTACACGTACTGGGCCTGGGGGTGTTTGACAGAGCTGTGTGCTGTGTGGGCTTTTCCAAATCT aATGGGGGCAACCTCCTCTGTGCGGTAGATGAGTCCAACGATCACATGCTTTCTGTGTGGGACTGGGCCAAGGAGACCAAGGTGGCAGATGGCAAG TGCTCCAATGAGGCCGTGCTGGTGGCCACCTTCCACCCCACAGACCCCACCGTGCTCATCACCTGCGGGAAATCCCACATCTACTTCTGGAACCTAGAAGGGGGCGGCATGAGCAAACGGCAGGGCCTCTTTGAG AAACACGAGAAACCGAAGTACGTGCTGTGTGTGACCTTTTTGGAGGGTGGTGATGTGGTCACCGGGGACTCTGGGGGGAACCTCTATGTCTGGGGCAAAG GTGGGAACCGTATCACACAGGCCCTGCTGGGTGTCCACGATGGCGGCGTGTTTGGGCTCTGCGCCCTGCGGGACGGGACGCTGGTGTCAGGAGGGGGCCGCGATCGGCGGGTGATCCTCTGGGGTTCCGACTACAGCAAGCTGCAGGAGGCGGAG GTCCCCGAGGACTTCGGCCCCGTGCGGACCGTGGCAGAGGGCCGGGGTGACACGCTGTACGTGGGGACCACCCGCAACTCCATCCTGCAGGGCTCTGTCCACACTGGCTTCTCGCTGCTCATCCAG GGCCACGTGGAAGAGCTGTGGGGCCTGGCCACACACCCCAGCCGGGGACAATTTGTGACATGTGGTCAGGATAAGTTGGTGCATCTGTGGAGCGTGGAGTCCCACCAGCCCCTGTGGAGTAGGATCATCGAG gACCCGGCCTACTCTGCTGGCTTCCACCCCAGTGGCTGTGTCCTGGCCATTGGCACGGCGACGGGCAG ATGGCTGCTGCTGGACACGGAGACCCATGACCTGGTGGCCATCCATACAGATGGGAATGAACAGATCTCAGTGGTCAGCTTCTCTCCAG acgGGGCGTACCTGGCCGTGGGCTCCCACGACAACTTGGTGTACCTGTACACGGTGGACCAGGGCGGCCGCAAGGTCAGCCGCCTGGGCAAGTGCTCG gGCCATTCCAGTTTTATCACCCACCTGGATTGGGCCCAGGACAGCAGCTGCTTCGTCACCAACTCTGGGGACTACGAGATTCTGTACT GGGACCCAGCTACCTGTAAGCAGATCACTACTGCAGATGCTGTGAGGAACGTGGAATGGGCCACGGCTACCTGTGTCCTGGGTTTTGGCGTGTTTG GGATCTGGTCTGAGGGAGCAGATGGTACTGACATCAATGCCGTGGCCCGTTCCCATGATGGGAAGTTGCTGGCTTCAGCTGATGACTTTGGCAAAGTCCACCTGTTTAGCTACCCCTGCTGTCAGCCTCGA GCTCTCAGCCACAAATACGGCGGACACAGCAGCCATGTGACAAATGTGGCCTTCTTGTGGGATGACAGTGTGGCCCTGACCACAGGGGGCAAGGACACCAGCGTGCTGCAGTGGCGGGTGGTCTGA